GCAACAGGAAATTGTTGAATCCATAGATTCTGCGAGTAGTGAACTGGACCACCTCACACAGAAAACGCAACGGTCGATCGACCTCCTCGAGGAAAAACGCCAAGCGCTCATCACGGCCGCAGTCACGGGCCAGATTGATGTTACCGAGGAACGTGGTGAAACCCACGCCACTCACAGATGAGCAAAATCTACGACGAGGAGTCCTTCGGAGACGCCATCGAAGTCCACCTCTGCGAGCACGGCGGCTACACGACGCTGCCGAGCGACGAGTTCGACGCCGAGCGCGGGTTCTTCCCCGATACCGTCGTCTCGTTCGTCGAGGAGACCCAACCCAAGAAGTGGTCCGAACTCGAAACTCGCCTCGGCGGCGACACGCGCGGTGAGTTCCTCGCCCAACTCGACAGCGCGCTCGATCGGCTTGATCAAGGAACCCTCGAAGTGCTCCGCCACGGGTTCAAGATTGCTGGCGTCCGTATTCGACTCGCGTACTTCCAGCCCGAGACGGGGTTCAATCCCGACCTTCGGGAGCGCTACGCGGCCAACCGGCTCACCGTCACGCGGGAACTCCCCTACTCCACGTCTCAGCCGAAGCAACGCCTCGATCTCTGTCTGTCGGTGAACGGGCTGCCCGTCGCCACCGCCGAGCTGAAGAACCCCTGGACGGATCAGACTGTGGAAGACGCGAAGGCCCAGTACGAGCACTCGCGCGATCCCACGGAACCGGTCCTCACGTTCAAGCGTGGCGCGCTAGTGCATTTTGCTATCGATCCGAACGAGGTGGCCTACACCACCGAACTCGACGGCGAGGGGACGCATTTCCTCCCTTTCAACCGGGGCCACAACCGCGGCGCAGGCAACCCACCCACCGATCACGGCCACCGCACCAACTATCTCTGGGAAGAAGTCTGGGAACAGGATAGCTGGCTCGATATCATCCAGCGATTCATTCACCTCGATGTCGAGGAGATTCGGGAGAACGGCCGGGTCATCGATACCGAGGAGACGATGATCTTCCCGCGATACCACCAGCTCGATTGCGTGCGAAAGCTCACCGATGCCGCCCGAACGGAGGGTGCGGGCGAGGATTACCTCGTCCAGCACTCGACAGGCAGTGGCAAGAGCAAATCGATCGGGTGGCTCGCCCATCGATTCGTCTCGCTCCACGACGCAAACGAGGAACCCGTATTCGATTCGGTCGTGGTGGTTACCGATCGTACAGTGTTGGACGACCAACTTCAGGACACCATCTACGACATCGATCACCAGAGCGGTGTGGTCCACGGCGTTGAGGGCGAGAATCGCTCGAAATCCGACGAGCTTGCGGAGTACCTCGAAAAAGGCAAGGACATCGTCATCACGACACTCCAGACCTTCCCCTACGTCGTTGAGCACGTCGCGTCGCTGCCCGAGCGCAACTATGCCGTTATCGTTGATGAGGCCCACTCCAGTCAGACCGGCGAGATGGCGAAGGAAATGAAGGAGCTTCTCTCCGGCGTCGACGTCGAGGAGAGCGACGATTGGGAGACACTCCTCGCAAAGAGCGCCGAGGCCCGCGGCAGCCAGGAGAACCTATCCTTTTTCGCGTTCACGGCCACCCCTAAAGGGAAGACACTAGAATCGTTCGGTACTCCTCCCGAAGATGGCGAGAAGCCCGAACCGTTCCACGTCTACTCGATGCGCCAGGCCATCGAGGAAGGGTTCATTCTCGACGTGCTCCAGAACTACACGACCTACAAGACATACTACAATCTTGTTAAGGAGTCTGAAGAAGACCCCCAACTACCCGAAAAAGAAGCCAGAGGCGCAATTGCTCGCTTTCTGAAACTCCACCCACACAATATAGCCCAAAAAGTCGAGATCATCGTCGAGCACTACCGTAGCAACACCCGCAGCAAGATCGGCGGCAGGGCGAAGGCGATGGTCGTCACAGACTCCCGGAAGGCAGCTGTCCGATATAAGCGCAAGATCGACGAGTATCTCTTGGAGGAGGGCTACGACGACTTGGAAGCGTTTGTAGCGTTCAGCGGGACCGTCGAGGACAATGGCGGCGAGTACACCGAGAAGGGGATGAACGACGGCCTCAAGCAGTCCGAACTCCCGAGCACGTTCGCCTCCGCGAATGACGGGGTACTAGTTGTCGCCGAGAAATACCAAACGGGTTTCGACGAACCGCTGCTTCATACAATGTATGTGGACAAGAAGCTCTCGGGCGTCCAAGCCGTCCAGACGCTCTCGCGGCTGAATCGAACGGCTCCAGGAAAGGACGATACGTTCGTCCTTGATTTTGTCAACGATCACGAGCAGATCAAAGACGCGTTCGAGCCGTTCTACGAGCGGACGACTGTCGAGGAAACCACCGATCCGCAGCATATCTACCAATTGGCAACCGAGCTGCGCGCATTTCAAGTATTCTCTGAAGAGGACGTCAACCGCTTCGCTGAGGCGTTCTTTGCTCAACAGAACTCTGGTCCCGAACAGGCTCACGCCGAGCTTTCGCAGTACACCCAGAGTCCACGCGACGAGTTCATCACACTCCCAGTAGAACGGCAGGATGAGTTCCGTTCGCAACTTCGTTCGTTCATTCGCCTGTATAAATTTCAGTCACAGATTGTCAACTACACAGATACCGATTTAGAGAAGCTCTACACGTTCGGTCATTTTCTCTACAACGAGCTTCCCCGAGATCCGCAGGATGCCCGCGTGGAGTTTGAAGACGAACTCGCGCTCCAGTATTACCGCATCGAGAAGTCTAACGAAGGCCAGATCGGACTTGATGGGACGAGCAGTGAGGTGTCCGTTCCAACCGAGACAGGGACGCGAACGGAGGAGGAGGATGAAGTTGAACTCTCGACGCTCGTGGAGCGGATTAACGAGCAGCTCGGTACGGACTTCACGTCTGCGGACGAGCTCTTCCTTCAGCAGGTCAAAGAAGAGGCGCTCAACGATGACCAACTCCAACAGTCGGCACGAGTGAACACACAAGAGAACTTTGCTTATACGTTTGATGAAAGGCTCACTGAACTGTTTATCGACAGACGAAATCAAAACGAGGACCTGTTTACTGAGTACATCAACGACAACGAGTTACAGGAGGTAATAACTGGACTCCTTCGCCAAAAGGTATATGAGGCCAGTCAAGAACCTGCCGAATCATAATTGAAAGTTCTAGTTCTCTCGACAAAAGCTTTCGAGCATCGGTTGTAGTTCCTGGGTGCGGCCTGTAGAGAATCACCTGCTTCTATACAGGGTGTAGAGAATGCGCATTCGCTTATTTCGGTTGGCTCTGTCAACGAGCCAGCGGTCGGAAAGTTAGTCTGCTGACGTGGCCAGAAACTATAGTTTCTGGGCAGACTGCCCAGAAGTGGGGTTACTTTAAGTCAAACGCACCCCTGCCCGAAACTGTCCGCTCGAATGGTGAGAATTTGATTAGCATAGCGGAATAGCAGTGATATTTTCTGTCCTCCACTCTATGAAATCATAATTCCTGAAACGCGCAGTCGGTCCTCTCGTCAGCAATCAGTTGCATAAATTATAGATAACGGAAGACAGCGCAGTGCTGCCGCTCACCAATCTGCTTTCAGCGCTGTGAACTCTCGACTACCCGATTCCCGTTTGCTGTCGTTTCGCTACTGTCAGAACATCGTTCGCTGTTACCTGCGGGGACGACGAACTCCCTTCAAAGAGCAATAGCCGAACAAGTAGGTCAACCAACCGCCAGATCGAGTACAACAGGCACGCGAACGCGAAATAGAAAAACCGGAGGCTGAATCGTTTCGAGGTGGTATCGGCCATGAATGCCTTGATTTTCTTGTAACCGTTCTCGATCTCTTGTCGCCGACGATACCACCGAACAAACCGCGTGACCGTGTGTATCTGCTCGATCTCGTCGGATGGACCGCTGGCAGTGCCGTGTCCCGAGATATCTGGATGGTTGGTTTGGAATACGACAAAACCCGTCCCGTCACCCGTCTCATCCTCCGTCTCTATTTCCTCTTCTCCTCGGAGTTCGCGGAGAAAGTGCCCGAGTGGGGAGGCGGTCTCGTCCAAATCTGCTTCATTGATACCAAGTTCCTCACGCATCTCTCGCCGATAGTCCGGTCGATCAGCATCTTCTTCATCCGCGTCCTCGTCATCATCGTTCTCCGCGGACGAGGGGAGGAACAGGTTCTTCCGGTTCGGACCGTCTTCGACGGGCTGCTCCACGATGCGGACGGTCTCGTCATCGCACTTCATCTGCTCAATCGTCTCCTTTTCGCCGCTGTACTTCCGTTTCGGATTCAAATAGTGAACACTGCGTTCTTCGCAGGCGGCTTTGACCCCATCGCCATCGAATTCGCGGTCCATCAACACCAACTCGATGGGAACGAACTCTTGGGCAGAATCGAGCAGGTCGGCGACGATCTCCGCTCGGCTATCACCGCGGGTGATTGGCATCGCATCGAGTACCAGCGGCATCTCGGTATTGACGATTTGTACCGTGGCCCACTGGTAAGCATAGTCCTCGTTGGACTCTTTCGTGCCGATAATCTCGTCCTCGTGGTCCGTTCGATCCCCGGTAAACGGTGTATCTTCCGTTATGTCAATAGCGACCATCACTGGCCGGGTGATGTCAGCCTCACGCTGGGCCTCGCAGATGATTCGACCGACAGCCTGCCGGTACATCGAGCGGATGTCCGATATTGGCAGTTGACGTAGGGAGTGGCGATGGACGTGTCCAAGTGGAGTCTCTTCCCGCGTCGAATCGACGAGGAAGCTCCGTGCGCCCTCGGTAACGGCCATCCCGTCGCGGAGACCGGTATATGTCTGGAGTTCCCAGAAGGCGTTCTCGTGAATCGACCAGTTCTCGGCGCGGTCAAGTGAAAACTCGGGAAAGACCAGCCGCTTCGCGTGCTTGGTGACATCACGGGTTCTCTCGACAATGCCCTCACGAGTGGGCGGAGTCGAATCGGGCGAGTCATCCGCCTCGTCATCAGGCGTGGTCGCTCGTTGAGAGCGGTCGGGAACCGGAACATCGTGTTTGCGCGCGGCGTTGGCGATTTCGTCGGCAGATCGGCGAATAGCGTCGCGGAGATCGGCACTGAACCGCTGGTTCCATGTCCGCCAGAGAGTCGATTGCACCGGCAGCGAGTCGAGTCCGATGTCGCGCCGGAGCGCTGGATTCGCTTCCAGATACGCATGGAGCGCGCTTTCGTGCTGCCAGCCATGAAGCTCCTTGATGATGAAGGCGAGAAACAGCGGCAGCATCGAATAGCCCTGCCCGCCAAACGGATCATGAGCGGGGAGATCAAAATACGCAAATCGACCGGGATAGAGTATCTCTTCGAGGTCATCGTGGTCATCGTGTTTGAACCAGCCCTGCGCGACGGTGGCGACATCGTAGACCCAGCCGTCAGGATCATCAGCTTCATAGAATGGATCATCACCCAGCGAGCACGGATAGGGACGTGAACTCTTGAAGATGTAGAATTCGGCTTTCTGCCGTGATTCGATCGTCGCCGTCATTGTTCAACGAGTCGTGGGGAATAGTGTTCGATACCGTCTCCGGGACCAACTGTGAGTCGGCCGTTCCCATCCGTGCCGGTCACTTCGGCCAAGACTGTACACGCATCGGTTCGGATGTGTCGCTGTTTCATTGCTCTGCTCGTGGTTCAGGTGCAGGTCGTTCGCCCCGATCACCAATCGGGAGAAGGTCTTTCTCGCCAGCATCGACCTTCGCGCGTTCGACCCGCCACTGATCGTTGTCAAACGGGATGTCGTAATTCGCCTCGGCTCGTTCGAGGATACTCCGAATCTTCGATTCTGGGATGTCAAAGAACGCAGCGGTAGCCTTCTTCTCCCGGCCTTTGCGGACCTCGCGGATAAAATTCTGGACGCGGACGTACTGTTCGGGGAGCTGCTGGAGGAAGCCGTCTTCGACCGTGTAGCCGAACGGGGGCCGACCGACACGCTTGCCGTCGGCGATGGCAGCGTCGATACCTTCTTGAACGCGCGAGCGGATCATCTTCCGCTCGGCGTCGGCGAACACCATCATCATGTTGAGCATCATCTCGGCCATCCAATCGTCCTCGCCGACTGTCCCGATGGGTTGGTTCACGAGGTCGATATCGACGCCCTTCTCACGGAGGTCTTCGATGAATCCAGCGAGATCGGCAAATGACCGACCGAGGCGGTCGAGTTCATGGGCGACCACCACATCGTGCTCTGCAACGTGCTCGCGGAGGCGCTGGTACTCCCGGCGCGAGGTCGAGGCCCCGCTTTCCCCGAGGTCGCAGTACCACTCGATCTCATGATTTTGTTCGGGGCCGGTGTACTTCTCACGGATCGCGTGCATTTGGCGATCCTCGTTCTGGTCGTCGGTTGAGACGCGGACGTAGGCGGCGATTTGCATGGTGAGTTCGGACACCTAACGACACCGGCGGATAGTATATAAAGAACGGTGGTTTTCTGGCCGGTATCGAAAACCATTGTTTTCCTGTGCAGAATGACCGTCAATCGACTGGTGAGATGGTGACTGTGCATGACGAATCTAGCCACCCGACCTCATCCGTGAGTGGGATTGGATCGGTATCTTGATTTGATCAAGCCGTGTGAAAACGGGTACCTGTCTCTGAAGATGAGCTGGCCCTCCCTCGCTCATAAAGAATTCGACGAGCTGATTCGATCGAGAGGCGTGTGGTTGTTCGGTGCCGTACTACTGATCGGCTACTACTTGAGCCTGAACCCTTCCGCCACGGTGGTCAAAGCAGCAGTAGGATCGAACGTCACCATCGGTGCGTTCCAAGGCCCAGTAGGCTTTCTCGTCCCGATCGCTGCTTTCGTTCTCTCGTACCGTTCAATCATCGGCGAACGCGAGTCCGGCAGCATCAAGTTCGTCGCTGGGATGCCACAGAGCCGATCCGTTGTCGTGCTCGGGAAGGCTCTCGGACGGTGGGCCGCACTTAGCGTGTGCGTGTTCGGCGTCTTCGTCGTCGGTGCGGTCATCGGCGCGACGAGGTACGGACTATTCTCGCCTCTCAAGCTCCTGTTATTCTTCCTTGCCTCGGCGCTCTACGTTCTCGTAAACGTCTCTATCGCGACGGCACTCTCGGCAGCTACTGTACGGAGTCGACGGGCCCTCGCCACGCTCGTGGCGTGTTACTTCCTGCTCGTACTTTTCTGGAGTGGCACAGTAAGCGGCCAAATCTACACGCTACTAACCGGCGTTGATGTACCAGCGTATAACCCCCCTGCATCCACGGGACTGTTCCTCTGGCGACGGCTCTCACCGATTTCGAGCTACTACGTCCTTACCAATGCGATTTTAGGAATTGCAAACGCCGACGCACTGTACAACTTCGTTGTGATCCAACTCGCTCCCACCCAATCGATCAACCACACCTTCGTCGTACGGCAAGTGTTCGACCGGCCTGTACCATTCTATCTCGCCAAGTGGTTCTCGATGGTGATCCTCGCAGCGTGGGTCGTCGGATCACTGTTCCTTGGAGCGGTCCGCTTCGAACGGGCCGATCTCGCCAGTGGCCCAGCAAACAGCCGCTCAAAGATACAAACATGGATCGGGGGTCGTTTCGAGTGGTTGCCGTCGATGAACGTTTTGCGAACGGCACGCCAGCGGCTCGGGATACCGAGATCGGTTCCCGACCAGTCACGTTCGCATGGATCGGAACACTCGTCAGTCGACAATGGACGTCGCGAACGGTTCACGCGGTGGCTCCCCCTCGCACGGAAGGAGTTGGCGGCCACGCTTCGGTATCGTTCGCTGTGGGTTTTCGCCGTTCTCCTCTTGGTGGGGGCGTACCTGACGAGTACGCCACCGGAATACGCCGTTGCCGCACTCGGTGGGGATGTCTCGATCGCCGCGTTTCAGATCCCGATTTGGCTCTTTCTTCCGTTCATCGCAGCCATCGTCTCGTATCGGTCGCTGAGCGCCGAGCAAGAGTCAGGGAGCATCAAGTTCGTTGCTGGGATGCCCCAGAGTCGTGGGGACGTCATCGTAGCGAAGATCGTCGGACGAACGGCCGCGGTCGGCGTGTTCGTTCTCGGTTCGATGTGCGTTTTCATCCTCGTGAGGACGTCCACATACGGTTTCGTCTCGCCTGTGACGTTCGTGCTGTTCGCGTTCGTCTCGCTTTGCTACATCGCTGTGAACATCTCGTTGGCAACGG
This genomic window from Halococcus salifodinae DSM 8989 contains:
- a CDS encoding recombinase family protein, which gives rise to MQIAAYVRVSTDDQNEDRQMHAIREKYTGPEQNHEIEWYCDLGESGASTSRREYQRLREHVAEHDVVVAHELDRLGRSFADLAGFIEDLREKGVDIDLVNQPIGTVGEDDWMAEMMLNMMMVFADAERKMIRSRVQEGIDAAIADGKRVGRPPFGYTVEDGFLQQLPEQYVRVQNFIREVRKGREKKATAAFFDIPESKIRSILERAEANYDIPFDNDQWRVERAKVDAGEKDLLPIGDRGERPAPEPRAEQ
- a CDS encoding type I restriction endonuclease subunit R, which gives rise to MSKIYDEESFGDAIEVHLCEHGGYTTLPSDEFDAERGFFPDTVVSFVEETQPKKWSELETRLGGDTRGEFLAQLDSALDRLDQGTLEVLRHGFKIAGVRIRLAYFQPETGFNPDLRERYAANRLTVTRELPYSTSQPKQRLDLCLSVNGLPVATAELKNPWTDQTVEDAKAQYEHSRDPTEPVLTFKRGALVHFAIDPNEVAYTTELDGEGTHFLPFNRGHNRGAGNPPTDHGHRTNYLWEEVWEQDSWLDIIQRFIHLDVEEIRENGRVIDTEETMIFPRYHQLDCVRKLTDAARTEGAGEDYLVQHSTGSGKSKSIGWLAHRFVSLHDANEEPVFDSVVVVTDRTVLDDQLQDTIYDIDHQSGVVHGVEGENRSKSDELAEYLEKGKDIVITTLQTFPYVVEHVASLPERNYAVIVDEAHSSQTGEMAKEMKELLSGVDVEESDDWETLLAKSAEARGSQENLSFFAFTATPKGKTLESFGTPPEDGEKPEPFHVYSMRQAIEEGFILDVLQNYTTYKTYYNLVKESEEDPQLPEKEARGAIARFLKLHPHNIAQKVEIIVEHYRSNTRSKIGGRAKAMVVTDSRKAAVRYKRKIDEYLLEEGYDDLEAFVAFSGTVEDNGGEYTEKGMNDGLKQSELPSTFASANDGVLVVAEKYQTGFDEPLLHTMYVDKKLSGVQAVQTLSRLNRTAPGKDDTFVLDFVNDHEQIKDAFEPFYERTTVEETTDPQHIYQLATELRAFQVFSEEDVNRFAEAFFAQQNSGPEQAHAELSQYTQSPRDEFITLPVERQDEFRSQLRSFIRLYKFQSQIVNYTDTDLEKLYTFGHFLYNELPRDPQDARVEFEDELALQYYRIEKSNEGQIGLDGTSSEVSVPTETGTRTEEEDEVELSTLVERINEQLGTDFTSADELFLQQVKEEALNDDQLQQSARVNTQENFAYTFDERLTELFIDRRNQNEDLFTEYINDNELQEVITGLLRQKVYEASQEPAES
- a CDS encoding ABC transporter permease subunit yields the protein MSWPSLAHKEFDELIRSRGVWLFGAVLLIGYYLSLNPSATVVKAAVGSNVTIGAFQGPVGFLVPIAAFVLSYRSIIGERESGSIKFVAGMPQSRSVVVLGKALGRWAALSVCVFGVFVVGAVIGATRYGLFSPLKLLLFFLASALYVLVNVSIATALSAATVRSRRALATLVACYFLLVLFWSGTVSGQIYTLLTGVDVPAYNPPASTGLFLWRRLSPISSYYVLTNAILGIANADALYNFVVIQLAPTQSINHTFVVRQVFDRPVPFYLAKWFSMVILAAWVVGSLFLGAVRFERADLASGPANSRSKIQTWIGGRFEWLPSMNVLRTARQRLGIPRSVPDQSRSHGSEHSSVDNGRRERFTRWLPLARKELAATLRYRSLWVFAVLLLVGAYLTSTPPEYAVAALGGDVSIAAFQIPIWLFLPFIAAIVSYRSLSAEQESGSIKFVAGMPQSRGDVIVAKIVGRTAAVGVFVLGSMCVFILVRTSTYGFVSPVTFVLFAFVSLCYIAVNISLATGISAAMNRSVRAATAVFGYLIVLNPYLWRLVALLISRRFSSTPVAPAGGEPPPNDILFLLRRISPFDSYTTLTNTVLGIANSDEAYFTVLRGFQPDSTPGYIVGEIFMPPIPFYLSEWFPLLIFLGWTLVSVVGGYVAFQRRDLG
- a CDS encoding transposase; the protein is MTATIESRQKAEFYIFKSSRPYPCSLGDDPFYEADDPDGWVYDVATVAQGWFKHDDHDDLEEILYPGRFAYFDLPAHDPFGGQGYSMLPLFLAFIIKELHGWQHESALHAYLEANPALRRDIGLDSLPVQSTLWRTWNQRFSADLRDAIRRSADEIANAARKHDVPVPDRSQRATTPDDEADDSPDSTPPTREGIVERTRDVTKHAKRLVFPEFSLDRAENWSIHENAFWELQTYTGLRDGMAVTEGARSFLVDSTREETPLGHVHRHSLRQLPISDIRSMYRQAVGRIICEAQREADITRPVMVAIDITEDTPFTGDRTDHEDEIIGTKESNEDYAYQWATVQIVNTEMPLVLDAMPITRGDSRAEIVADLLDSAQEFVPIELVLMDREFDGDGVKAACEERSVHYLNPKRKYSGEKETIEQMKCDDETVRIVEQPVEDGPNRKNLFLPSSAENDDDEDADEEDADRPDYRREMREELGINEADLDETASPLGHFLRELRGEEEIETEDETGDGTGFVVFQTNHPDISGHGTASGPSDEIEQIHTVTRFVRWYRRRQEIENGYKKIKAFMADTTSKRFSLRFFYFAFACLLYSIWRLVDLLVRLLLFEGSSSSPQVTANDVLTVAKRQQTGIG